A stretch of Hydractinia symbiolongicarpus strain clone_291-10 chromosome 9, HSymV2.1, whole genome shotgun sequence DNA encodes these proteins:
- the LOC130657444 gene encoding protein decapentaplegic-like, protein MKLYQILIITFHFVVFLLQNVCLQMEKTQETPSANRGKFTTKSPVKNKRMLKMVEQRFMNFLGVKGAPTKSLNKELKVPEHLLKLYYKWSDDNFKDYDKNNADTARVVYHSIEEDNDERRSSHKQKLHFNISDIQRKEKLHRAELLLFTERRNNKTKTKNHICIYVNNTNNIIHDHPIIRKKLPDNRLGYASFDVTSTVNTWLNKSIENTVLNVKINEEDNHRVHLRQRRDVSSYEWHKKRPLLVIYTRSENLRDSKTKKERKRRNAYHIKLKDYKKRNETHQRVRRETCRLRYLRLDFKTLNWNKWIVLPVGYNINYCSGVCPRPLAPHFNTTNHAIIQNSIISLDPSRASALCCVPTKLKEQAFLYLTSENKLILKNAVQMTAESCGCR, encoded by the exons ATGAAACTGTATCAAATCCTCATCATAACTTTCCATTTTGTGGTATTTCTACTTCaaaatgtttgtttacaaaTGGAAAAAACGCAGGAGACACCAAGTGCTAACCGTGGTAAATTTACAACTAAAAGTCCTGTGAAGAACAAGAGAATGTTAAAAATGGTAGAGCAGCGATTTATGAACTTTCTTGGCGTGAAAGGCGCTCCTACCAAATCTTTAAACAAAGAACTGAAAGTACCCGAACATTTACTGAAGTTATATTACAAATGGTCGGATGACAATTTTAAAGATTACGATAAAAATAATGCAGACACAGCACGAGTTGTCTATCACAGTA TTGAAGAAGATAACGATGAACGGAGAAGTTCACACAAGCAAAAGCTTCACTTTAACATCTCAGATATTCAGCGAAAGGAGAAACTTCATAGAGCCGAATTACTTCTTTTTACTGAAAGACGTAACAATAAAACCAAAACCAAAAatcatatatgtatatatgtcaaTAATACAAATAACATAATCCACGATCATCCGATAATAAGGAAAAAACTTCCGGATAATAGACTTGGCTACGCGAGTTTTGACGTAACATCGACGGTAAACACTTGGCTAAACAAATCCATCGAGAATACAGTTTTAAACGTTAAAATTAACGAAGAAGATAACCATCGAGTTCATCTGCGACAACGGCGGGACGTCAGTTCTTATGAATGGCATAAGAAACGTCCTTTGTTGGTCATCTACACGCGGTCAGAAAACTTACGCGATTCAAAGACAAAAAAGGAACGGAAAAGAAGAAATGCTTATCATATAAaacttaaagattacaaaaaacGTAATGAAACGCATCAAAGGGTGCGTAGAGAAACATGTCGTTTGCGGTACTTAAGGCTTGACTTCAAAACATTGAATTGGAATAAATGGATTGTGCTTCCAGTCGGCTATAATATAAATTATTGCTCAGGTGTTTGTCCAAGACCTTTAGCACCTCACTTTAACACAACAAACCATGCTATCATACAAAACTCTATCATAAGCTTGGATCCAAGTCGAGCATCTGCATTATGCTGCGTACCGACAAAGCTTAAAGAACAAGCCTTCTTATACCTAACGAGTGAAAATAAGCTGATTCTCAAGAATGCCGTACAAATGACTGCAGAGTCTTGTGGCTGTCGTTGA